From the genome of Halorussus caseinilyticus, one region includes:
- a CDS encoding NRDE family protein — protein MCTLILAWQVFDGTPIAAAANRDEALGRPSRPPRVLDRDPTVVAPQDEEAGGTWIGYNDAGLFVGVTNRRSDLAGERSRGLLVRDALARESANDAISFVRNELADREYAGFNLVVADAEEAELLEWDGVLRSTHFDPGVHVVVNEGYNGEAAKSARVREAARPDGEMTVETWFDGVTGVLRDHDLETCVHGEGYGTRSSSLVAVEESGDGRYWFADGTPCETDYEVVAAPDEDGQF, from the coding sequence GTGTGTACCCTCATCCTCGCGTGGCAGGTGTTCGACGGGACGCCGATAGCCGCCGCCGCTAACCGCGACGAAGCGCTCGGCCGACCCTCGCGGCCGCCGAGAGTCCTCGACCGGGACCCGACCGTCGTCGCGCCGCAGGACGAAGAGGCCGGAGGAACGTGGATAGGCTACAACGACGCGGGCCTGTTCGTCGGCGTGACGAATCGGCGGTCGGACCTCGCGGGCGAGCGTTCGCGCGGCCTGCTGGTGCGCGACGCGCTGGCGCGGGAGTCGGCGAACGACGCGATTTCGTTCGTCCGGAACGAACTCGCCGACCGCGAGTACGCCGGGTTCAACCTCGTCGTCGCCGACGCCGAGGAAGCCGAACTGCTGGAGTGGGACGGCGTGCTTCGCTCGACCCACTTCGACCCCGGCGTCCACGTCGTGGTCAACGAGGGCTACAACGGCGAGGCCGCCAAGTCCGCCCGCGTTCGCGAGGCGGCCCGACCCGACGGCGAGATGACAGTCGAGACGTGGTTCGACGGCGTGACCGGCGTCCTCCGCGACCACGACTTGGAGACCTGCGTCCACGGCGAGGGGTACGGCACCCGGTCGTCATCGCTGGTCGCCGTCGAGGAGTCGGGCGACGGCCGTTACTGGTTCGCCGACGGCACGCCCTGCGAGACCGACTACGAGGTCGTCGCCGCGCCCGACGAGGACGGTCAGTTTTAA
- the menE gene encoding o-succinylbenzoate--CoA ligase: MTDGSGAGTAAPTRDWLAHRARVSPEATALVEADDGEQTDGRRWTYAELDAAVEGTAGRLAALGVGAGDHLGVLMETRVAFVRLVHAAMRLGAVLVPLNARLARPELARQAEVADLHLVVCERATEADAVATADATASATGTAVPVASVDSPETEGVAALAERTPADFDPASWSWADAQAMLFTSGTTGDPKAVELATGNFLSSAVASAFRLGVTPDDRWLLCLSMYHMGGLSVVLRSALYGSTVVLREGFDAADAADAIAEYEATGVSLVPTMLRRMLDARGSLADSLRFVLLGGAPASEELLARCEDRGVPVHPTYGMTETASQIATARSREAFAHRGTVGRPLLWTDLTVVGDGGDPLPAGEAGELVVSGPTVTRGYYGDSAATSDAFGEYGFHTGDVGYRDEAGRVWVLNRREDRIVTGGENVHPGEVVEVLRDHPDVRDAAVVGLDDDEWGERVAALVVPAGGADLSADDVTAHCRDRLAGYKRPRTVGFADALPRTASGTVEREAVRERLRGVDCGNGR; the protein is encoded by the coding sequence ATGACTGACGGGAGCGGCGCGGGAACTGCCGCGCCGACCCGCGACTGGTTGGCCCACCGCGCTCGGGTCTCTCCAGAGGCGACGGCGCTCGTCGAGGCGGACGACGGTGAGCAGACCGACGGACGACGGTGGACCTACGCCGAGTTGGACGCGGCGGTCGAGGGGACCGCGGGCCGACTCGCCGCCCTCGGCGTCGGGGCGGGCGACCACCTCGGCGTGCTGATGGAGACGCGGGTCGCGTTCGTCCGACTGGTCCACGCCGCGATGCGCCTCGGCGCGGTTCTGGTCCCGCTGAACGCCAGACTCGCCCGGCCGGAGTTGGCGCGGCAGGCAGAAGTCGCGGACCTGCATCTGGTCGTCTGCGAGCGAGCGACCGAGGCGGACGCGGTGGCGACTGCGGACGCCACCGCGTCCGCGACGGGGACCGCGGTCCCCGTCGCGTCGGTCGATTCGCCGGAGACCGAGGGGGTCGCCGCGCTCGCGGAGCGAACTCCCGCCGACTTCGACCCGGCGTCGTGGTCGTGGGCGGACGCCCAAGCGATGCTGTTCACCTCCGGGACCACGGGCGACCCGAAGGCCGTCGAGTTGGCGACGGGCAACTTCCTGTCGAGCGCCGTGGCGTCTGCGTTCCGACTCGGCGTGACGCCCGACGACAGGTGGTTGCTCTGCCTGTCGATGTACCACATGGGCGGGTTGTCCGTGGTCCTCCGGTCGGCGCTCTACGGGTCCACGGTGGTCCTCCGAGAGGGCTTCGACGCCGCGGACGCGGCGGACGCCATCGCCGAGTACGAGGCGACGGGCGTCTCGCTGGTGCCGACGATGCTCCGCCGGATGCTGGACGCCCGAGGTTCGCTGGCCGACTCGCTCCGGTTCGTCCTGTTGGGCGGCGCGCCCGCCTCGGAGGAACTGCTCGCGCGGTGCGAGGACCGCGGCGTGCCGGTCCACCCGACCTACGGCATGACCGAAACCGCCTCCCAAATCGCCACGGCCCGGTCCCGCGAGGCGTTCGCCCACCGCGGGACCGTCGGGCGGCCACTGCTCTGGACCGACCTGACCGTGGTCGGCGACGGCGGCGACCCGCTTCCGGCGGGCGAGGCGGGCGAACTCGTCGTCTCCGGGCCGACGGTCACGCGGGGTTACTACGGAGATTCGGCGGCCACGTCCGACGCTTTCGGCGAGTACGGCTTCCACACCGGCGACGTGGGCTACCGCGACGAGGCGGGTCGGGTGTGGGTGCTGAACCGCCGCGAGGACCGCATCGTCACCGGCGGCGAGAACGTCCACCCCGGCGAGGTGGTCGAGGTGCTTCGGGACCATCCCGACGTTCGCGACGCCGCCGTCGTGGGACTGGACGACGACGAGTGGGGCGAGCGAGTCGCGGCGCTGGTGGTTCCGGCGGGCGGTGCGGACCTCTCCGCGGACGACGTGACGGCCCACTGCCGGGACCGACTCGCGGGGTACAAGCGACCCCGGACGGTCGGGTTCGCCGACGCACTCCCGCGGACTGCCTCGGGGACGGTAGAGCGCGAGGCAGTTCGGGAACGGCTTCGGGGCGTGGATTGCGGAAACGGAAGGTAG